One part of the Aerosakkonema funiforme FACHB-1375 genome encodes these proteins:
- a CDS encoding macro domain-containing protein → MQLILVAPNASLYKALQEHFNYLPNVEIVNNPFEWLVEFDCLVSPANSFGLMDGGIDAAIIRFFGQSLMEKVQQRILEEYLGEQPVGTSLIVETGHPKHPFLAHTPTMRVPMSVAQTHNPYMAMWAMLLEVRRHNRHAKQQIKKIVCPGLGTGIGRVPYGEAARQMALAYDNFLYPPKFLNCIVAAERQLQLWEGGNSDIVRS, encoded by the coding sequence TTGCAACTAATATTGGTAGCCCCTAACGCATCGTTATATAAAGCTTTGCAAGAGCATTTCAATTACTTACCAAATGTTGAAATAGTCAACAACCCTTTCGAGTGGTTGGTAGAATTTGACTGCCTAGTTAGTCCCGCCAATTCTTTCGGACTCATGGATGGGGGGATAGATGCTGCCATTATCCGTTTCTTCGGCCAATCTTTGATGGAAAAAGTGCAACAGCGTATTCTCGAAGAGTATCTCGGCGAACAACCTGTGGGCACATCTCTGATTGTGGAAACAGGTCATCCCAAACACCCATTTCTAGCACATACACCCACCATGCGAGTTCCCATGTCCGTTGCACAAACGCATAACCCGTACATGGCGATGTGGGCGATGCTTTTAGAAGTGCGACGCCACAATCGGCACGCAAAGCAACAGATAAAGAAGATTGTCTGTCCTGGATTGGGTACGGGAATCGGTAGAGTGCCATATGGTGAAGCTGCCAGACAGATGGCATTAGCTTATGACAATTTCCTGTATCCACCTAAGTTTCTCAATTGCATAGTTGCAGCGGAAAGACAACTTCAACTTTGGGAAGGAGGAAATTCAGATATTGTGCGCTCTTAA
- a CDS encoding sterol desaturase family protein → MLLLLIGDFISTFFYHVPAHVFGKFHTLVHHGQKHRSFTYYAIITRNPLVLLHGFLGVVPYLIVVPWLWQLSPLGTILGLLLAELHVLWRHIPISERKNLNTFDRLCNLFFITTPERHSLHHLNADVAYGDIFTFYDRPGRQWLECLRLLKRRFVPHQS, encoded by the coding sequence TTGCTTCTCCTCCTAATAGGAGATTTTATTTCCACATTTTTTTATCATGTTCCAGCACACGTTTTTGGTAAATTTCATACATTAGTTCATCACGGTCAGAAGCATCGCAGTTTCACTTATTATGCTATAATCACTAGAAATCCGCTAGTTCTGCTACATGGATTTCTGGGCGTAGTTCCTTATTTAATAGTTGTACCCTGGCTTTGGCAGTTATCTCCTCTCGGCACTATTCTAGGGCTTTTATTAGCTGAACTTCATGTTTTGTGGAGGCATATTCCCATCAGCGAACGGAAAAATTTAAACACTTTCGATCGCCTCTGCAATCTGTTTTTTATCACAACTCCCGAACGGCATTCACTTCACCATCTTAATGCAGATGTTGCTTATGGGGATATTTTTACGTTTTACGATCGACCCGGACGACAATGGTTGGAATGTTTGCGGTTACTGAAAAGAAGATTCGTCCCGCACCAAAGCTAG
- a CDS encoding 16S rRNA (uracil(1498)-N(3))-methyltransferase, translated as MTQLQRLAIAPNQLQNSQIILTPQQLHYLNRVLRLQAGDRFIAMNGQGQWWLAKLEGEQAEILEPIAVQTELPINVTLVVALPKGNGFDEVVRQATELGVSSLVPTISDRTLLKPSPQKLDRWRRIATEAAEQSERQIVPTILEPLPFTTALALYQAHHQYICVERGHHPHLLNCLTHTPQRAVTVATGPEGGWTEAEIETACAASFQPVSLGRRILTAVLAPIVALSLVAAAAEMGKMNNEAKM; from the coding sequence TTGACTCAGTTACAAAGATTGGCGATCGCACCCAATCAACTCCAAAACAGCCAAATTATCCTCACCCCCCAGCAATTGCACTACCTGAATCGGGTACTGCGCTTACAGGCGGGCGATCGCTTTATTGCCATGAACGGACAGGGGCAATGGTGGCTGGCTAAACTAGAAGGGGAACAAGCAGAAATCTTAGAGCCGATCGCAGTCCAAACCGAGTTACCGATAAATGTTACGCTCGTAGTAGCTTTACCGAAAGGAAATGGATTTGACGAAGTGGTGCGTCAGGCTACCGAACTGGGCGTATCTTCTCTCGTACCGACAATCAGCGATCGCACCCTTCTCAAACCCAGTCCCCAAAAACTCGATCGCTGGCGGCGTATTGCCACGGAAGCAGCCGAACAATCAGAACGTCAAATCGTACCCACAATCCTCGAACCGCTTCCCTTTACCACAGCATTAGCATTATATCAAGCCCATCATCAATATATCTGCGTCGAACGCGGTCACCATCCTCACCTACTAAATTGCCTAACGCACACACCCCAAAGAGCAGTGACTGTAGCCACCGGCCCAGAAGGAGGATGGACAGAAGCAGAAATAGAAACAGCTTGCGCCGCCTCTTTCCAGCCAGTTTCTCTCGGTCGCCGCATCCTAACTGCCGTACTCGCACCAATTGTCGCCCTCTCCCTGGTGGCAGCAGCCGCAGAAATGGGAAAAATGAATAATGAAGCGAAAATGTGA
- a CDS encoding tetratricopeptide repeat protein, protein MIDQVAAAFDRKDYREAARLLKQLTQQSPQDPWVQFYIGRLHEVTGKSEAAEKTYRQLLRNTTIPKIMAVARQGLQRLEQNEKQRRQQAIAMAKADPKNTQPGVLILEPISSEAKTQAAKNFARIMNLDPYKARLLLPSRGWRLYRTGAIGELQLYNQELLSANIPNFCATLADIQKINVFRVSHFQSVSPQPTVVCHNQQNQLGSLSFNWQEVRQIIPARLPIFEEVVDHDHLKRLQRRVETQDWAQICDLHLPSRRSILRIYDSAYEFQQGVDFASEHEIATNRRNWNRLIDFLNSRLSHAKVLADFTSFAETAIDRSELLDNIPSHIELFRRAESYWDPAFQLYSGLVFLKYLPSNAI, encoded by the coding sequence ATGATAGATCAAGTTGCCGCTGCATTCGATCGCAAGGACTACCGAGAAGCAGCCCGCTTACTCAAACAACTAACACAGCAATCGCCCCAAGACCCTTGGGTGCAATTTTATATCGGACGCCTGCACGAAGTCACTGGCAAATCGGAAGCGGCAGAAAAAACTTATCGCCAGTTGCTGCGTAACACAACCATTCCCAAGATTATGGCGGTCGCTCGTCAAGGATTGCAGCGTTTGGAACAAAATGAAAAACAACGACGCCAACAAGCGATCGCAATGGCAAAAGCTGACCCCAAAAATACACAACCGGGCGTCCTCATCTTAGAACCGATAAGCAGCGAAGCCAAAACCCAAGCTGCCAAAAACTTTGCCCGCATCATGAACCTCGATCCTTACAAAGCGCGGCTATTGCTACCCAGTCGAGGTTGGCGGCTATATCGCACAGGTGCGATCGGCGAATTGCAACTATACAATCAAGAGTTGCTTTCTGCAAACATTCCCAACTTTTGTGCCACCCTAGCCGATATTCAAAAAATCAACGTTTTTCGCGTCAGCCATTTCCAGTCAGTTTCCCCTCAACCCACAGTCGTTTGCCACAACCAACAAAATCAGCTCGGTTCCCTCAGCTTTAATTGGCAAGAAGTGCGCCAAATCATCCCAGCGCGGTTGCCCATATTTGAAGAAGTTGTAGACCACGACCATCTCAAAAGATTGCAACGCCGAGTGGAAACTCAAGACTGGGCCCAAATTTGCGACCTACACCTACCCAGCAGGCGTTCGATTCTCCGCATTTACGATAGCGCCTACGAATTTCAGCAAGGGGTTGACTTTGCCTCCGAACACGAAATAGCTACCAACAGGAGAAACTGGAATCGTTTGATCGATTTTCTCAATTCTCGACTGTCTCATGCAAAAGTTTTAGCTGACTTTACCAGCTTTGCCGAGACAGCAATCGATCGCAGCGAACTTTTAGACAATATCCCATCCCACATCGAGCTGTTTCGTAGGGCTGAGTCCTACTGGGACCCAGCCTTCCAATTGTACAGCGGGCTAGTTTTCCTCAAATATTTGCCGTCAAATGCTATTTAG
- the sir gene encoding sulfite reductase, ferredoxin dependent produces the protein MIQSPTQTPTVPKLSKVEGLKERSNYLREPVATEILQDTNSFSEDAIQILKFHGSYQQDNRDNRVKGQEKDYQFMLRTRSPGGFIPPQLYLTLDRLSQEYGNHTLRATTRQGFQLHGILKKNLKAAIAAIVKSMGSTLGACGDLNRNVMAPPAPFKNRPEYDWAWEYANNIADLLTPQTGAYYEIWLDGEKFVTGEENPEVVAARQSNSNGTIFQDKEEPIYGTNYMPRKFKCSVTVPGDNSVDLFSQDLSLVVITNDRQELQGFNVYAGGGLGRTHNKEETFPRVADPIGYVAKEDVYELVKAIVATQRDNGDRADRRHARLKYLLEEWGVDKFRSVVEGYFGKAIAPLKPLPEWKYLDFLGWHEQGDGKLFLGISIESGRIKDEGNFKLRTALREIVEKLQLPMRVTPHQNVVLYDIAPEQQSQIQQILDRCGIKKVSEIDPIVRYSMACPALPTCGLATTESERAMPGILDRIRALLTKVGLPEEHFVVRMTGCPNGCARPYLAELGFVGRAPNVYQLWLGADPHQTRLAEPYIEKLDIQDLEAALEPLFVYFKEERQQQVELESFGNFCHRVGLEALRSFAATYRSAPAALEFTNGHSASSVMGETIVETPSETTATATKIRRRVTVRDDVYQRLKEAAATQGKPVVELATEAIEAYLNANSDSQPS, from the coding sequence ATGATTCAGTCTCCGACTCAAACTCCTACCGTTCCCAAGCTTTCCAAAGTAGAAGGATTAAAAGAACGCAGTAATTATTTGCGGGAACCCGTTGCCACAGAAATACTGCAAGACACGAACAGCTTCAGCGAAGACGCCATTCAGATTCTCAAGTTTCACGGATCTTATCAGCAAGACAACCGGGATAATCGGGTCAAGGGTCAAGAGAAGGACTATCAGTTCATGCTGCGTACCCGCTCTCCGGGTGGATTTATTCCGCCGCAGCTGTATCTTACCTTGGATCGGTTATCTCAGGAATATGGAAATCATACGCTACGAGCGACCACGCGGCAAGGTTTTCAGCTGCACGGGATTTTAAAGAAAAATCTCAAAGCCGCGATCGCCGCGATCGTCAAAAGTATGGGGTCAACTTTGGGTGCTTGCGGCGATCTCAACCGCAACGTCATGGCACCACCAGCACCCTTTAAAAATCGCCCAGAATACGACTGGGCTTGGGAATACGCCAACAACATCGCCGACTTGCTCACTCCTCAAACAGGCGCTTACTACGAAATTTGGCTGGATGGAGAAAAATTTGTCACGGGTGAAGAAAACCCAGAAGTAGTAGCGGCGCGGCAGAGCAACAGCAACGGCACGATCTTCCAGGACAAAGAAGAGCCGATTTACGGCACAAATTATATGCCCCGGAAGTTCAAGTGCAGCGTCACCGTACCGGGAGATAATTCGGTTGACTTGTTCTCCCAAGACCTGAGCTTGGTAGTCATAACCAACGATCGGCAAGAGTTACAAGGATTTAACGTTTACGCAGGTGGCGGACTGGGACGCACCCACAACAAAGAAGAAACCTTCCCCCGCGTTGCCGATCCGATCGGTTATGTAGCAAAAGAAGATGTCTACGAATTGGTCAAAGCGATCGTCGCCACCCAGCGAGATAATGGCGATCGCGCCGATCGGCGTCATGCACGGCTGAAATACCTGCTGGAAGAATGGGGCGTCGATAAGTTCCGCAGTGTTGTCGAAGGCTACTTCGGCAAAGCGATCGCACCATTAAAACCCCTGCCGGAATGGAAATATCTCGACTTCCTGGGTTGGCACGAACAGGGAGATGGCAAGCTTTTCCTGGGTATTTCCATCGAAAGCGGTCGGATAAAAGATGAAGGCAACTTTAAACTGAGAACCGCCCTGCGGGAAATCGTCGAGAAACTTCAACTGCCCATGCGGGTGACACCCCATCAAAATGTCGTTCTCTACGATATCGCACCAGAGCAACAGTCACAAATACAGCAAATACTCGATCGCTGCGGTATCAAAAAAGTATCCGAGATCGACCCCATAGTGCGCTACTCGATGGCTTGCCCCGCCCTACCCACCTGCGGTTTGGCCACCACCGAATCAGAACGAGCGATGCCCGGTATTTTAGACCGAATTCGGGCCCTACTTACCAAAGTAGGATTGCCAGAAGAACACTTTGTTGTGCGGATGACAGGTTGTCCCAACGGCTGCGCTCGTCCTTATCTGGCAGAACTCGGCTTTGTCGGCAGAGCTCCCAACGTTTACCAGCTGTGGCTGGGTGCAGACCCCCATCAAACTCGTTTGGCAGAACCTTATATCGAGAAGTTGGATATCCAAGATCTAGAAGCAGCCCTAGAACCTCTGTTTGTTTATTTCAAAGAAGAACGCCAACAACAGGTAGAACTGGAAAGTTTTGGTAACTTTTGCCATAGAGTAGGTTTAGAGGCCCTTCGCAGTTTTGCCGCTACTTATCGATCGGCACCAGCTGCGTTAGAGTTTACCAACGGTCATTCAGCTTCTTCTGTTATGGGCGAGACTATAGTCGAGACACCTTCCGAAACCACTGCTACTGCTACGAAAATTCGACGTCGCGTCACTGTTCGCGATGACGTTTATCAACGTCTGAAGGAGGCTGCCGCCACTCAAGGCAAGCCAGTGGTTGAATTAGCAACCGAGGCGATCGAAGCGTATTTAAACGCTAATTCAGACTCACAACCCTCCTAA
- a CDS encoding tetratricopeptide repeat protein: MTTVSESLFAAIQHYEAGRLAPAEQIYRQILQKQPDNLDALQLLGLTAVRLGKHDLAIECFRKAVKIAPNVPDFPYNLAMVLQQQGQIEEAIACYRQTLNLEPNHPGAYYNLGKALQEQGQLPEATVCYQQATILAPDYAEPYNCLGVVLQQQGLFPEAIACYRQALTIKPNYAEAYSNLGSVLFGQEELEEAIACYRQALALKPDNTLVYGNLGGALHKLYRFAEAIACYQKALAIEPDHPIIYNNLGVTLKEMGELEQAITCYQKALALKPEYTDAYSNLGSALKQQGQIEAAITSYHQALALNPKLPEVYNNLGSALEEGGQSTEAMSCYRQALALNPNLTMAQNNLAHALIFQGEIEKALTYLQPNSQLNPDDRFDRAYLLLLAGDFRRGFAEYESRWQSRETPPRPFSQPLWDGSSLEGRTILLHAEQGLGDTIQFIRYANLVATYGGSIIVESPASLIRLLESISCIDRLIPQDSPLPAFEVHAPLMSLPWILGTTIETVPAEIPYLKAPQSSVRLKVLSDTKLKVGILWASYSKGKTARKRSCPLAHFLELTNIPGIGFYSLQKDIEAGDLNQLNQTTRVQNLSPDLNDFADTAAILMQLDLVITIDTSVAHLAGALGKPVWILLPYDPDWRWMLQREDSPWYPTARLFRQQHPRDWRSVFVRVAEELRALDDAPSIENKN, from the coding sequence ATGACGACTGTCTCAGAATCTTTATTTGCTGCTATCCAACATTACGAAGCCGGTCGCCTAGCGCCAGCCGAACAGATATATCGTCAAATTCTACAAAAGCAGCCAGATAATCTTGATGCCTTGCAATTACTGGGCTTAACTGCCGTTAGGCTGGGCAAACACGACCTAGCCATTGAATGTTTTCGCAAAGCTGTCAAAATTGCTCCTAATGTGCCAGACTTTCCCTACAATTTGGCTATGGTGCTACAACAGCAAGGGCAGATTGAGGAAGCGATCGCTTGCTACCGACAAACATTAAACCTAGAACCGAATCATCCTGGAGCTTACTACAATCTCGGCAAGGCACTGCAAGAACAAGGTCAACTGCCAGAAGCAACCGTTTGCTACCAGCAAGCTACCATCCTCGCACCCGATTATGCCGAACCTTACAATTGTTTGGGTGTCGTCCTCCAGCAACAGGGACTGTTCCCTGAAGCGATCGCCTGTTACCGTCAAGCCTTGACAATTAAACCAAATTATGCTGAAGCATACAGCAATTTGGGGAGTGTGTTGTTTGGGCAAGAAGAACTAGAAGAAGCGATCGCTTGCTATCGCCAAGCTTTAGCGCTCAAACCAGATAATACTTTAGTTTACGGCAATTTAGGCGGTGCGCTTCACAAGCTGTATCGCTTTGCGGAAGCCATTGCTTGCTATCAAAAAGCCTTGGCGATCGAACCAGATCATCCGATAATTTACAACAATTTGGGCGTTACCCTCAAAGAAATGGGCGAGCTAGAGCAAGCGATTACTTGCTATCAAAAAGCCCTCGCCCTCAAGCCAGAATACACCGATGCTTACAGCAACTTGGGCAGTGCGCTCAAACAGCAGGGTCAGATCGAGGCAGCCATTACCTCCTACCATCAAGCCTTGGCGCTCAATCCTAAATTGCCAGAAGTTTACAACAACTTGGGCAGTGCCTTAGAAGAAGGCGGTCAGTCAACCGAAGCCATGAGCTGCTACCGTCAAGCCTTGGCATTAAATCCCAACTTGACAATGGCACAGAACAATTTAGCCCACGCGCTGATATTTCAAGGCGAGATAGAGAAAGCATTAACTTACTTACAGCCGAACAGCCAACTCAATCCAGACGATCGCTTCGATCGCGCATATCTGCTACTATTAGCTGGCGATTTCCGACGGGGATTCGCCGAATACGAGAGTCGGTGGCAAAGTCGGGAAACTCCGCCGCGTCCCTTTTCTCAGCCTTTGTGGGACGGCTCGTCTCTAGAAGGGCGAACAATTCTGCTGCACGCCGAGCAAGGATTGGGAGATACAATTCAGTTCATTCGATATGCTAATTTGGTGGCAACTTATGGCGGTAGCATCATAGTCGAGAGCCCTGCATCCCTGATCCGGTTATTGGAAAGCATTTCTTGTATCGATCGACTAATTCCCCAAGATAGCCCTTTGCCAGCATTTGAAGTTCACGCACCCCTGATGAGCTTGCCCTGGATCTTGGGAACTACAATAGAAACCGTACCGGCAGAAATTCCCTATCTCAAAGCGCCACAATCTTCTGTGCGACTAAAAGTTTTGTCTGACACTAAACTGAAGGTGGGAATTCTTTGGGCAAGCTACTCCAAAGGTAAGACAGCGAGAAAGCGATCGTGTCCGCTAGCTCATTTCCTAGAATTAACTAATATACCGGGGATTGGCTTTTACAGCTTGCAAAAAGATATCGAAGCAGGAGACCTCAACCAGTTAAACCAAACCACCCGCGTGCAAAACCTGTCTCCAGATCTGAACGACTTTGCCGACACAGCTGCGATCTTAATGCAGCTGGATTTAGTCATAACCATAGACACATCAGTTGCACATTTAGCTGGAGCCTTGGGTAAGCCAGTGTGGATTTTGTTGCCTTACGATCCTGACTGGCGTTGGATGTTGCAAAGAGAAGACAGTCCTTGGTATCCCACAGCACGGCTATTTCGTCAGCAACATCCCAGAGATTGGCGTAGCGTATTTGTGCGCGTGGCTGAAGAATTGCGAGCTTTAGATGATGCACCCTCGATCGAAAACAAAAATTAA
- a CDS encoding pentapeptide repeat-containing protein: protein MDANELLRRYATGERDFWETNLRGVSLIGADLSEINLRGADLSQANFTGANLMGANLREANLRGAILRANLTEANLIAANLNTADLSEACLTDASLRGANLEGANLSGAILTESNLSEAQMRGADLSRAKLIDAPMNRVNLIDANLSEAILDGAILTNAILSRAVLEKAHLINAVLTGAVLEGANLSGADLSRAKLSGVNLTSANLSQANLRGANVSWATLRSTNFQKANLYRAKLCWSNLTGAILSEAILIDANLNRVNLRGAELKGAIMPDGRSHE, encoded by the coding sequence ATGGATGCCAATGAATTGCTGAGGCGATATGCGACGGGTGAGAGAGATTTTTGGGAGACCAATTTGCGGGGAGTATCTCTGATCGGTGCGGATTTGAGCGAGATCAACCTGCGCGGGGCAGATCTCAGTCAAGCGAATTTCACAGGAGCCAACTTAATGGGGGCTAATCTGCGGGAGGCTAACTTGCGGGGAGCCATCCTGCGAGCTAATTTGACTGAAGCTAACCTGATTGCAGCCAATCTAAATACAGCCGACTTGAGTGAAGCTTGTTTGACCGATGCTAGCCTGCGGGGAGCCAATTTGGAGGGAGCTAATCTCAGTGGTGCTATCCTGACCGAATCTAATCTCAGTGAGGCCCAAATGCGAGGCGCTGACCTGAGTAGAGCTAAACTAATTGATGCTCCCATGAATCGGGTCAATCTGATCGATGCGAATCTGAGCGAAGCTATCCTAGATGGAGCGATTTTAACAAATGCCATCTTAAGTAGAGCTGTTTTGGAGAAAGCCCACCTTATCAATGCCGTCCTCACCGGAGCTGTTTTAGAGGGAGCTAATCTAAGTGGGGCAGATTTGAGCCGCGCAAAACTCAGCGGCGTAAATTTGACTTCTGCTAACCTCAGCCAAGCCAATTTAAGGGGCGCAAACGTAAGTTGGGCAACCCTAAGAAGTACTAACTTCCAAAAGGCCAATCTCTATCGAGCGAAACTTTGCTGGTCTAATCTGACGGGGGCTATTCTGAGCGAGGCGATACTGATTGATGCCAATTTGAATCGGGTTAACCTACGCGGTGCTGAACTCAAAGGCGCAATTATGCCCGATGGTAGAAGCCACGAGTAA
- the ilvD gene encoding dihydroxy-acid dehydratase, which yields MPDNLRSQVVTQGTQRSPNRAMLRAVGFGDDDFTKPIVGVANGYSTITPCNMGINQLAIRAETAIRTAGAMPQMFGTITISDGISMGTEGMKYSLVSREVIADSIETACMGQSMDGVLAIGGCDKNMPGAMIAIARMNIPAIFVYGGTIKPGHHNGRDLTVVSAFEAVGQYSAGKIDANELLEVERKACPGAGSCGGMYTANTMSSAFEAMGMSLPYSSTMAAEDAEKEESAEKSAFVLVEAIRKQLLPRDIITRKSIENAISLIMAVGGSTNAVLHFLAIAHAAGVELSLDDFETIRARVPVLCDLKPSGRFVATDLHKAGGIPQVMKMLLVHDLLHGDALTITGQTIAEVLTDVPEEPPANQEVIRPWSNPMYSQGHLAILRGNLATEGAVAKITGIKKPQITGPARVFESEEECLMVIIAGQIKPGDVIVVRYEGPKGGPGMREMLAPTSAIIGAGLGDSVGLITDGRFSGGTYGMVVGHVAPEAAVGGAIALVKEGDTITIDAHARSLHLHVSDEELARRRAEWQPPKPRYTMGVLAKYAKLVSSSSVGAVTDLGLF from the coding sequence ATGCCGGACAATCTTAGAAGCCAAGTCGTCACTCAGGGAACGCAGCGTTCGCCGAATCGGGCTATGCTGCGTGCTGTTGGTTTTGGTGATGATGATTTTACTAAACCTATTGTGGGTGTTGCCAACGGGTATAGCACGATCACCCCTTGCAATATGGGAATAAATCAGCTGGCTATTCGCGCCGAAACGGCTATTCGGACTGCGGGTGCGATGCCGCAGATGTTTGGCACGATTACGATCAGCGACGGCATTTCGATGGGAACGGAAGGGATGAAATATTCCCTGGTGTCGCGGGAAGTGATTGCCGATTCGATCGAAACTGCTTGTATGGGCCAGAGTATGGATGGGGTGCTGGCAATTGGCGGTTGCGATAAAAATATGCCAGGGGCGATGATTGCGATCGCTCGTATGAATATACCAGCCATTTTCGTTTATGGGGGTACGATCAAACCCGGCCATCACAACGGACGCGACCTCACTGTTGTTAGCGCTTTTGAAGCTGTAGGACAATACAGCGCCGGGAAAATTGATGCCAACGAGCTGCTGGAAGTGGAACGCAAGGCTTGTCCCGGTGCCGGTTCTTGCGGTGGTATGTACACCGCGAACACCATGTCTTCCGCTTTTGAAGCGATGGGGATGAGTTTGCCCTACTCTTCCACTATGGCAGCTGAAGATGCGGAAAAGGAGGAAAGTGCGGAGAAATCTGCTTTCGTTTTGGTGGAGGCAATTCGCAAACAACTGCTACCCCGCGATATTATCACTCGTAAGTCGATCGAAAATGCTATTTCTCTAATTATGGCTGTGGGCGGCTCGACGAATGCGGTGTTGCACTTTTTGGCGATCGCTCACGCTGCTGGTGTCGAATTATCCCTGGATGATTTTGAAACTATTCGCGCCCGCGTTCCCGTATTGTGCGATTTAAAACCATCGGGCAGATTTGTGGCGACTGATTTGCACAAAGCTGGCGGGATTCCGCAAGTGATGAAAATGCTGTTGGTACACGATTTGCTCCACGGCGATGCCCTCACCATCACTGGTCAAACAATTGCGGAAGTGTTAACCGATGTTCCGGAGGAACCGCCCGCCAATCAAGAAGTTATCCGTCCTTGGAGTAACCCGATGTATTCTCAAGGACATTTGGCTATCTTGCGGGGAAATTTGGCCACGGAAGGGGCGGTAGCAAAAATTACCGGAATTAAGAAGCCGCAGATTACTGGGCCAGCGCGGGTGTTTGAATCGGAAGAAGAGTGCTTGATGGTAATTATCGCCGGACAAATTAAGCCTGGGGATGTGATTGTCGTTCGCTACGAAGGGCCGAAAGGTGGGCCGGGAATGCGGGAAATGCTGGCACCCACTTCGGCAATTATCGGTGCGGGATTGGGAGATTCGGTAGGATTGATTACGGATGGGCGTTTTTCCGGCGGAACTTACGGGATGGTGGTCGGTCACGTTGCGCCGGAGGCAGCTGTGGGCGGTGCGATCGCTCTGGTGAAGGAAGGCGATACGATTACGATCGATGCTCATGCGCGATCGTTGCACCTGCACGTCTCTGATGAAGAGTTAGCACGCCGTCGCGCTGAGTGGCAACCCCCCAAACCGCGTTATACGATGGGTGTGTTGGCAAAATACGCTAAGTTGGTATCTTCCAGCAGTGTTGGTGCCGTGACGGATTTAGGTTTATTCTAG